The genomic region GGTCGGGCAGCACGGGGGACGTCGGGGGCGCGAGGCCGGCGGCGTCCCGCAGGTGCAGGGCCAGCAGCAACGACTGCGGCATGGTGAGGTCGATCCCCCAGGCTCCGACGTCCTGCATCGCACCACTGTGCGCGGTGGTGCACCCCGCGTCCACCCTGAACGGGTGGTGGACGCCGGCTCGGTGTCACCCCTGGGGGTGATGCCCGGGTCCCGCCCGGGGCCGATGTGCCCGACCCGGGCCCGCACCTACGGTCGGGCCATGACCGCCCCGGTGCTGACCCGCTACCCGCTCGACGCCTCGGCCGCCCGCCGCCGGCGACGGCGGATCGCGGTCGTCGTGGCGGTGCGGCGCGAGGCCGTCGAGCGGCTCGGGGTCCCCGCGGTCACCCCGGGGGCGACCCCCGTGGCCGGTCGTCGGGCGGAGGTCGTGCGCGGTCGGTGACGACCCGGGCCCGCCGCTGCGCCGGACGGGCCCTGTCGCCGGGCCCGTCTCAAGGAACACCCCACGGCGGACGACGTTCTGTGCATCCCCTGCACGTGAGGGGGTGGTCCAGTCCTCGGGAGGATGCATGACGCAGGAGAAGACGCCGTCCGCCGACAGCGCCACCGAACCGGTGATGGAGATGCTCTCGGAGCACATCCCGCTGTCCCTGATCATGGACATGGCCTCGCCGGACGGTCCGCACTCCGCGGAGCTGCTGGCCGCCGAGGGCCTGCCCGACGACGAGTGGTGGAACCAGGGCTGACCCGGGCCCACCCCTCGAGTGCACGGTCCGGTCCCGCGGGGGGCACGCCCCCTCTCGTTCCCCCCGGGGGCCGGATTTCGTCGCTCCGGTGCAGGTCTGCTAACGTTCTTCTCGTACGCGCTACTAGCTCAATTGGCAGAGCAGCTGACTCTTAATCAGCGGGTTCATGGTTCGAGTCCATGGTGGCGCACTTCTGAAAGACCTGCGGCGCAGTCACTCCGGTGACTGCGCCGCTGGTGTTTCCGCAGGAACCTCCGAACTCCGCCCGGCCGACGTGACGCACCTCACCCCTCTGGAGCACCCGTGGGCCCCGACGGTTCCCCGCGCTGGGCGCACGTGACGAGCGAGGTGCTCGCCCCCTGGTGGCTGGCCGCCGTGATGCCCGTCCTGGTCTCGACGCTCACGACGACGCCGGCCTGGCGCGGCGCCCTCTCCGGCCTGCTCGTCACCGTCCTGTGCGCGGTCGTCCCCGTCGCCGTGGTCCTCGCCGGGGTCCGCCGCGGCCGGTACGCCTCCCTCCACGTGCCCCGGCGCGAGGACCGTCCGCCGCTGCTGGCGATGGTCGCGGGGCTGACGGCGCTGACGGCCGTCCTCCTCGTCCTGCTCGACGGGGCGACGTCGTCCCTGGTCTTCCTCGGCCTCATGGCGGCGTGCGCCGTCGTCGGGGTCGTCGTCTCGCGGTCCTGGAAGATCTCGCTGCACGCGATGGTCGTCGCGGCGTCCGCCGTCGTCCTCGTGGGCCTGGTCCCCCCGACGGCACCCGCGCTGCTGGCCGTCCCCCTCGTCGCCGCGGCCCGCGTCCGGCTCGGCGTGCACACGCTCGCGCAGGTCGTGGTCGGGGCGGCCGTGGGCGTCGTCCTCGCGGCGGGGTCGCTGGCCCTGTCCTGACGGGGGTCCCGGCGGGCCTCAGCCCCGCGGGCGCAGCCGGACCGCGAGGACGGCGACGTCGTCGGCCGCCTCGGCGGGCAGCGTCCTGGCCAGCACCCCGTCGACGAGGGCGTCGAGGTCCGCGGGGTGCTCGGCGGCGACCGCGACCACGGCGGCCGCGAGCGCCGCGAACCCCTCGTCCAGGGACGCGTCGCGCCGTTCGACGAGGCCGTCGGTGTGGAGGAGGACGGTGGCGCCCGCGGGCAGGTCCACGACGTGGTCCCGCCGGGGCGCGGCCGGGTCGACCCCGAGCAGCAGGTCGGCGTCGGGGGCCTCGAGGGCCGTGACCGAGCCCTCGGGCCCCAGGACGAGCGCCGGCGGGTGCCCGGCCGAGGACCAGCGCAGTCGCGTGCCGCCGCCCCCACCGGGGACGTCCTCCAGCCGCACGGCGAGGACGCTGGCGGTGACGTCCGGCTGGGAGGAGACGACGACCCGGTCGGCGCGGGCCAGCACCTCGGCGGGCGGGTCGTCGCCGACGGCCGTCAGGGTCCGCACGACCGTCCGCACCTGGGCCATGACGGTCGCGGCCCGGGTGTCGTGGCCGACGACGTCCCCGATGACGAGGACCGTGCCGCCGGGCTGCTCCACGGCGTCGTACCAGTCGCCCCCGACCTGCGCCGTCCGCGCCGACGGCACGTACCGCACGACGACGTCGGCGTGGGGCGGCGCCGGCGGGTCGGTGAGCAGGGACCGCTGCAGCGCCTCGGCGAAGCGCCGTTGGAGTCGGTGCAGGCGCGCGGACTCCAGGGCGAGCCCGGCCCGGCCCGCGAGCTCGACGACGGTCTGCACGTCCTCGTCGTCCAGGGGCGCGCGGTCCGGGCCCGAGAGCAGCGTCAGCAGGCCGACCGTCCGCCCGCGACCCCGCAGCGGGAGCACCAGCGCCGAGGAGGGGGCGAGCTCGGCCAGCACGCGGCGCGCGGTCCCGTCCGGGCTGAGCACGGCCGAGACGGCCGCGGTGGCGTCGGCGACCCGCAGGGGCCGGCCCTCCCGCAGCGCCCGCCAGAGGAAGGCGTGCTCGGTGAGGTCGGGCAGGCGGTGCTCGGCGTAGCGGACGACGAGCGGGACCCGGTCGGGGTCGCGGTGCCAGCGGCCCACGTCGCGCAGGCCGCGTCGCAGGTCGTCGGGGTGCGGGACGGAGCGGACGGGGGTGTTCACCGCGTGCTCCTCCTCTTCGGCCCCGTCGTCGACGAGGGTGACGACGGACCAGTCCGCGAGGGCCGGGACGACGAGCTCGGCCAGCCGCTGGGCGGCGTCGTCGGCGTCGTCGGGGTCGTCGGGGTCGTCGGTGGCGTCGGGTCCGGTGAAGACCGCGGTGACCTCGGCCAGGAGGGCCGCCCGCGTGCCGAGGCGCTCGACCGCCCGCGCCGCCGCACGACGGGCCGTGGTGTCGACGAGGTAGACGGCCAGCCCCTCCCCCTCGGCCACGGCGCGCACCTCGACCCACCGCTCCGGCGGTCCCGGACGGGTGACGTCCGCGACCGCCTCACCCTCCCGCTGGGCCTGCCGGACGAGGTCCTCGAGGACGTCGGTCGCGGTGGGGTCGCCGGCGAAGAGGTCGACGACCGTGCGTCCCACCAGGTCCGCGCGCGGGGTGCCGGACAACGCCTCCGCGGCCGCGTTGACGTGCACGACCCGCCAGTCGCGGTCGACCGCGACGTAGCCGACCGCCATGCCCTCCAGCGCACCGGCGATGCGCTCGACGACACGGTGCTGGGCCGTGACGTCCAGGACCGTCCCGACGAGCCGCTCGGACCCCCCGGCCCCGTCGCGCAGGACGCGGCCGCGCGCTTCCATCCAGCGGGTCGTCCCGTCGGGCAGCACGACCCGGTAGGAGGAGGTGTACGCGCCGGTCGCGACGGCGACGGCGAGGTCGGCGCGCACGGTGCCGCGGTCGTCGGGGTGGATCCGGTCGATCGCGAAGTCCACCTCGTCGGTGAACTCCTCGCGGGTCAGGCCGAACAGGGCCAGCGTCTGCTCGTCCCACACGACCCGGCCGGTGGCCACCTCCAGATCGAAGGTCCCGACGCCCGCGGAGGCGACGGCCGCCTCCAGCACGGACGAGCCCGACGCGACCTCGCCCACGACGGCGAGCTCGAGCTCCGCGGTCGCGGCGTCCGCGAGGTGCTGCAGCAGGGAGGCGTCCCCGGCCTCCCAGTCGCGGGCGCCGGGGTCGAAGACGCACAGGGCACCGACGACCCGTCCGTCCCGCGTGGCCAGGGGCGCTCCGAGGTAGGAGCCGACGCGCCCGTCGCGGACGGCCGGGAGCTCGGCGACGCGCACGTCGAGGTGGGTGTCGGGGATGACGAGCGGTCGCGCCGCCGCGGCGGTCTGCGAGCAGACGGTCAGGGCCAGCGCCTCCCCCGGGGTCCGCCCGGGGTCGACGGGCTGGGGGCCGCTGACGCCGACGACCGTCGGCCCGTCGGCCAGCAGGGAGATGCGGCCCGAGGACACCCCGAACAGCCGTGCCGCCACGGACGCCAGGCCGTCGAGGTCGGGACGAGCGGTCGCCGCCTGCAGCTTCCGCGCGGTCGCCGTGCGGGTCGCGTCGGCCGTCAGCTGCTCCGCTGCGCGCGCCGCGTCGTCGCGGGGTGGGCGGGCCGGTCGCGGCAGGGACGGACGGACGGGCACGACGGGAGGAGCGGGGACACGGGCGTCGTCCACGCTGCCCCCTCTCGGTCGGGCGGTCACCGGGTGGGGCCGCCGCTGCGGCGGGCAGTGCCCGCCGGACCCCCATTCTGTTCTAGATAGTGACGCTCTGTCGCCGTTTTGGCGATCTTTGCGGGGGGCCGGCACACCCAGGGTGACGCCCGGGGCGGTTGGGGCGGTCGGGGTGCCCTGGCACCGCGTCCTGTCGGTCCGGGGCTCACTCCGGGCCGGGGGTTCCACGACGTGGACCGTCGGGGAGCACGTCCAGGAGCCGACGGGTGCTCGTGACGCCCCAGCGGTCGCGCAGCCCCCGCAACCGCGTCGCGACCTCGCGGGCGCTGAGCCCCAGGTGCACCGCCGCCTCGCTCCCGCTGGCCCCGGCGCGCAGGAGGTCGACCAGCCGCTGGTCGGCCGCGTCGAGGGGTGCGCCGTGCCCGTCCCGTCCCACGTCCGTCCCTCCGTCCCGCCCTCGGATCCTCACCACACCCCGTCCCGCCACGCCCTCGTCGGTGCACCCGGGCCCGCCTGACGACCGCCGCCGACGTCGTCGACGTGGACGAGGACGGGCGTGCGGACGGCCCGGCCCGCGAGCTCCCGGGCGACGACGTCGTGCACCTCGCGCGCCGTCCGCGGCACGGCGAAGCCGGGGGCGACGACCACGTGCACCTCGACCGGGCCGGTGGGGACACCGCCGTCGTGCGGGACGCGCACCCCGGCGACGCGTCGACCGGGCAGGTAGGTGCCGATCTCCTCCAGCGCCCCCGCGTTGAGGTGCGAGACCCCGGGGACGGCGCGCACGGCGAGGGACAGGGCGTCGGCGAGGTCGGCCACGTCGAGACCCCGCTCCGTCCCCCGCACGCTGCGTGAGGGCGGTCGCCGGTCGCCGGTCGGTGCGTCCACGTCTCCTCCTCCGGTGGTCCGGCCACCACGTGGAGGCCGGGACGGATGCCTGCAGAGGAGGTGGAGTGCCGTGCCCCGGAAAGCTCACGGCCCGGCGGCAGTGACGTGCGTCACACAACCCGCCCAGGAGGTCCGTCCAGCCGGGCGGGCCCTGGGAGGACCCTGCGACACTTGCTCCAGGACCCGACGAGGAGCGGAGGTGGACGGTGGCCGGACGACGACGCGAGGACGGCCTCGACGTCCTCGCCGCCGCGACCGCGGCCCTGCGCCGCCACACCCCCGACGGCTGGACGGCGGTCCGGGGCGACCTGCTGGCGCTGGCCCGCCGCGCCCACCGTCCCTCCGCCCCCGTGCGCGGCCGGCACGAGCTCGGGGACTTCCTCGTCGCGACGGACGTCCTCGTCGTCGACCTGCGCCGGGCCGTGGCCACCGTCCACGACGTCGCGGCGACGGCGGTGCACTGCGCGACCGACGAGGACGCCGTGCTGAGCGGTGTCACCGTCGAGGTGACGGCGCTGTTCGGGACCCACCTGCCGACGGCCGGTCAGGCCACCCACGCGGCCATCGCGACGGCGCTGGTCGAGGTCCTGGGCACGCTGAGCCCGCCGGCTGAGCAGGTCGTCGTCCACGTGCACGTCGGCGACGTGGTCGCGAGCCGCACCGAGCTCTGAGGGACCCGGGGACGCGTTCAGTCCTCCGGAGGCGTGCGCGGGGTCGGGCGTGCGGTCGTCGGCCGCGGCACCAGCGGGAGCCGGCGCGGCTGGAACCCGCGCGCCCGCCGCCGCACCCACGCCGCGTGACGAGCCGCCAGCAGAGCGGCCCGGCGCACCGCACGGTCGTCGTCGGGGACCCGCGGCGCGCTCACGACCGTCCTCCTGCGCGGGCCCACGTCGGACCTGTCCGCACCACCACTGCCGTTGTCCCTCCTGGACGGTCGACCTCCTGGCCCGGACCCGACCAGTGGCCGGACCCGTGCGCCGGTGCACACGGTCCCGCCCCGCACGCCGCCGCGCATCCGGAGCGCCCCGCACGTCCCCCGGACGGACGCCGCGCGCACCGCCGGGCGCGGCGGTAGCTTCCGGACAGGTCGAAGCGCGGCTGCCCCCGCCCGCTCCAGGAGCACACCGTGGTCACCCCTCCCCCGCGACCCTCACGGCTCGACGCCCTCAGCCGGGCCCTCGTCCAGCACCTGCGCGAGTGCTTCGCCGGGTGCGGCGAGGTCGAGTTCACCGGCGGACCCGCCGCCGCCGGCCGACGCACCGCTGCGGCCGGCCCGCGCCTGCTCGTCGAGGTCCAGGGCGAGGGCGACGGCCAGGTCGACGGCCAGGGCGACGGCGGGGGCGGCCACGAGACGTGGGCCGGGGAGGGGCGCGTCCTCGTCCTGTGCACGTGCAACGGCGAGGTCACCGCGGGACCCCCGACGAGGACGCGGTCCGGGCGGCCCGTCGACGTCGTCGAGGTCCGCCGCGCCTCCGAGATCGCCGGCGCCGTGGCCGAGGCGACCGCCGGGGACCTGCCGCTCGTGGTCGACGTGCGGCTCTCGCGCGCCGACGCGGAGGCGCTCCTGCGCACCCCGGGCG from Kineococcus endophyticus harbors:
- a CDS encoding SpoIIE family protein phosphatase; the protein is MDDARVPAPPVVPVRPSLPRPARPPRDDAARAAEQLTADATRTATARKLQAATARPDLDGLASVAARLFGVSSGRISLLADGPTVVGVSGPQPVDPGRTPGEALALTVCSQTAAAARPLVIPDTHLDVRVAELPAVRDGRVGSYLGAPLATRDGRVVGALCVFDPGARDWEAGDASLLQHLADAATAELELAVVGEVASGSSVLEAAVASAGVGTFDLEVATGRVVWDEQTLALFGLTREEFTDEVDFAIDRIHPDDRGTVRADLAVAVATGAYTSSYRVVLPDGTTRWMEARGRVLRDGAGGSERLVGTVLDVTAQHRVVERIAGALEGMAVGYVAVDRDWRVVHVNAAAEALSGTPRADLVGRTVVDLFAGDPTATDVLEDLVRQAQREGEAVADVTRPGPPERWVEVRAVAEGEGLAVYLVDTTARRAAARAVERLGTRAALLAEVTAVFTGPDATDDPDDPDDADDAAQRLAELVVPALADWSVVTLVDDGAEEEEHAVNTPVRSVPHPDDLRRGLRDVGRWHRDPDRVPLVVRYAEHRLPDLTEHAFLWRALREGRPLRVADATAAVSAVLSPDGTARRVLAELAPSSALVLPLRGRGRTVGLLTLLSGPDRAPLDDEDVQTVVELAGRAGLALESARLHRLQRRFAEALQRSLLTDPPAPPHADVVVRYVPSARTAQVGGDWYDAVEQPGGTVLVIGDVVGHDTRAATVMAQVRTVVRTLTAVGDDPPAEVLARADRVVVSSQPDVTASVLAVRLEDVPGGGGGTRLRWSSAGHPPALVLGPEGSVTALEAPDADLLLGVDPAAPRRDHVVDLPAGATVLLHTDGLVERRDASLDEGFAALAAAVVAVAAEHPADLDALVDGVLARTLPAEAADDVAVLAVRLRPRG
- a CDS encoding phosphatase PAP2 family protein, which codes for MGPDGSPRWAHVTSEVLAPWWLAAVMPVLVSTLTTTPAWRGALSGLLVTVLCAVVPVAVVLAGVRRGRYASLHVPRREDRPPLLAMVAGLTALTAVLLVLLDGATSSLVFLGLMAACAVVGVVVSRSWKISLHAMVVAASAVVLVGLVPPTAPALLAVPLVAAARVRLGVHTLAQVVVGAAVGVVLAAGSLALS